The following are from one region of the Bacteroidota bacterium genome:
- a CDS encoding tetratricopeptide repeat protein, with amino-acid sequence MKWLTLILMSVMLTGYALYGQRTPYFSEDEKHFRLAIELYEKEKYSAARIELAKVIESKRYVPEQLRVNAKFYNAVCAYELYHRDAEKLLLQYMVDHPSETRVSTACFYTGLLYYREKKWKSAADYFDKTEVADLSGEQVSEFYFKSGYCYFMKADYLKAAAAFRQITNGGSKYTNAAKYYFAYISYLNKNYETALEQFANLKGTEPFALSVMNHIVNIHYMLGKYDLAISAGNEALQTPGFQNTTDIKHLMAESYYRKGDYKDAAEWLEKYQQASKTLTRDDLYKLGYSYYKGENFASAIVNFQKVVNLNDTMAQNAYYHLGDCFLKTKNKQSARNAFQFASKQNFVPEITQDALYNFGKLSFELGFQPQAINTFMEYQKKYPGSKNNNECNEYLAQLYLQTKNYKEALSLLEKIKENNPRMQQAYQKVAYYRANELYNDGDYPKAIALYEKAIVNNVDASLASNAIYWKAEALYKQQKYPDAIKQFRTFVFYPSAVSLSNYSNALYDLGYCHFKTKNWAEASDWFRKYLNNKMSADDSRSSDAMVRIADAAFILNNYPVAIEYYTAAIKNNSNASDYCLFQRGMIDGINDNHEIKIFTMQNLVENYPNSTYLDDAMYECGDAYFVNTDNQNALIQFNKLIDSKKESSYKTKALLKKGLIYFNQGENKVAYNTFKTVVESNPKSQESMEALMQMKNISVKEGNPDAFIAFMNELPLPKASDGVQDTLYFETAQNFIEKQDYPKALESLSSYLQKYPNGVFAREATYYKAECLVKENKLEEALPLYEKILAGNKSGFTERSLFRAAAIHFKNKNYSKSLEQFSLLEQIAEYKDNIIAAYAGQMRSCYYLDNYDGAITAAQKLLKTEKLSPELGNEAHLIYARCAVAREDYAAAQREYAEVEKIGNSERAAEAKYHLALIQHLQKNYKEAEKLAYVVINQVPSYDFWIAKSFILLGDNYYMQRDTFQAKSTLKSVLDNYKAAADDKEDILKIANEKYQFIINQENNIFRKEDNDTIEFDSDSVSTDGQQ; translated from the coding sequence ATGAAATGGTTAACCCTGATTTTGATGTCAGTTATGCTGACAGGCTACGCGCTATATGGCCAGCGTACACCCTATTTTTCTGAAGATGAAAAACACTTTAGGTTAGCCATTGAGCTGTATGAAAAGGAAAAATACAGCGCAGCACGTATCGAACTTGCTAAAGTAATAGAAAGTAAACGCTATGTTCCTGAGCAGTTACGGGTAAATGCAAAATTTTATAATGCAGTATGTGCATATGAGTTGTATCACCGCGATGCAGAAAAATTACTACTTCAATACATGGTTGATCATCCATCTGAAACAAGAGTTAGTACAGCCTGTTTTTATACCGGATTATTGTATTACCGCGAAAAAAAATGGAAGAGTGCTGCCGACTATTTTGATAAAACGGAAGTAGCTGATTTAAGTGGCGAGCAGGTTTCAGAATTTTATTTCAAAAGTGGCTATTGCTATTTTATGAAGGCCGATTACCTTAAAGCGGCTGCCGCCTTTAGGCAAATAACAAATGGCGGCAGCAAGTACACCAATGCCGCCAAGTATTACTTTGCCTATATCAGTTACTTGAATAAGAACTACGAAACAGCATTGGAGCAATTTGCCAACCTGAAGGGCACCGAACCATTTGCCTTATCAGTAATGAATCACATAGTAAACATTCACTACATGCTTGGCAAATATGATCTAGCAATCAGTGCAGGTAACGAAGCGTTGCAGACTCCTGGATTTCAGAACACCACCGATATCAAGCATTTGATGGCAGAATCTTACTACCGCAAAGGGGACTATAAAGATGCAGCTGAGTGGCTGGAGAAATATCAGCAAGCTTCGAAAACCCTTACGCGCGATGATCTGTACAAGCTTGGCTATTCGTACTATAAGGGAGAAAATTTTGCAAGCGCAATTGTTAATTTTCAAAAGGTAGTTAACCTGAATGATACCATGGCACAAAATGCATATTATCATTTAGGCGATTGTTTTTTGAAAACAAAAAACAAACAGAGTGCGCGCAATGCATTTCAGTTTGCAAGTAAACAGAACTTTGTTCCCGAAATAACTCAGGATGCGCTGTATAATTTTGGTAAGCTTAGCTTTGAGTTAGGCTTTCAGCCCCAAGCTATCAATACCTTTATGGAGTATCAGAAAAAATACCCCGGCTCTAAAAACAATAACGAATGTAACGAATATTTGGCGCAACTGTACTTGCAAACCAAAAATTATAAAGAAGCCCTCTCGCTATTAGAAAAAATAAAGGAAAACAACCCACGTATGCAACAGGCATATCAAAAAGTTGCTTACTACCGAGCAAACGAGTTATATAATGATGGCGACTATCCTAAGGCAATTGCTTTGTACGAAAAGGCCATTGTAAATAATGTAGATGCAAGCCTGGCATCGAATGCAATTTATTGGAAAGCTGAAGCATTATACAAGCAGCAAAAATATCCTGATGCCATCAAGCAATTCAGAACCTTTGTGTTTTATCCGTCTGCTGTTAGTCTATCCAATTATAGCAATGCGTTATATGACCTGGGTTATTGCCATTTCAAAACAAAAAATTGGGCCGAAGCAAGCGACTGGTTTCGCAAATACCTGAATAATAAAATGAGCGCTGATGATAGCCGCTCAAGTGATGCCATGGTCCGCATAGCCGATGCCGCTTTTATATTGAATAATTATCCGGTTGCCATTGAGTATTATACAGCAGCTATAAAAAATAATAGCAACGCCTCTGACTATTGCCTTTTTCAACGCGGTATGATTGATGGAATAAATGATAATCACGAAATCAAAATATTCACCATGCAAAACCTAGTTGAAAATTATCCTAACTCTACTTATTTAGATGATGCCATGTACGAATGTGGAGATGCCTACTTTGTAAATACCGATAATCAAAATGCGTTGATACAATTTAATAAGTTGATTGATAGCAAAAAGGAAAGTTCATATAAAACAAAAGCTCTTTTGAAAAAAGGACTTATCTATTTCAATCAAGGTGAGAATAAAGTTGCTTACAATACTTTTAAAACAGTAGTAGAAAGTAATCCCAAGTCGCAGGAAAGTATGGAGGCGCTTATGCAAATGAAAAATATTTCGGTAAAGGAGGGTAACCCGGATGCCTTTATCGCATTTATGAATGAGTTGCCGCTGCCCAAAGCAAGCGATGGTGTGCAGGATACGCTCTACTTCGAAACTGCTCAAAACTTTATCGAAAAACAGGATTATCCGAAAGCGCTGGAATCGTTATCGTCTTATTTACAAAAGTATCCGAACGGAGTGTTTGCAAGAGAGGCAACCTATTACAAAGCCGAGTGTTTGGTAAAAGAGAACAAACTAGAGGAGGCACTTCCTCTGTATGAAAAGATTTTAGCAGGTAATAAAAGCGGATTTACCGAGCGCTCATTATTCAGAGCCGCTGCTATTCATTTTAAAAACAAGAACTATTCTAAATCGCTGGAGCAATTCAGTTTGCTGGAACAAATTGCAGAGTATAAAGATAATATTATTGCCGCCTATGCGGGTCAAATGCGCAGTTGTTATTACCTTGATAATTATGATGGTGCTATTACTGCTGCACAAAAGTTATTGAAAACCGAAAAGCTGAGCCCTGAGTTAGGTAACGAGGCCCATTTAATTTATGCCCGATGTGCAGTTGCACGTGAGGACTATGCAGCCGCGCAACGTGAATATGCCGAGGTCGAAAAAATTGGTAACAGCGAGCGTGCGGCCGAAGCCAAGTATCACCTGGCTCTTATACAACATCTGCAAAAAAATTATAAGGAAGCCGAAAAGCTGGCGTATGTTGTAATTAACCAGGTTCCTAGTTATGATTTCTGGATAGCTAAAAGTTTTATTCTTCTGGGCGACAATTATTATATGCAACGCGACACATTCCAGGCCAAGTCTACTTTAAAAAGTGTACTTGATAATTATAAAGCTGCTGCAGATGACAAGGAGGATATACTTAAAATAGCCAATGAGAAATATCAGTTTATCATTAATCAGGAAAATAATATTTTCCGCAAGGAAGATAATGATACAATAGAATTTGACAGCGATTCGGTGTCTACCGATGGACAGCAATAA